One window from the genome of Mesotoga sp. BH458_6_3_2_1 encodes:
- a CDS encoding toll/interleukin-1 receptor domain-containing protein has product MTSNSSQDWQVFISCKVSDENDEYTRDWYIAKELYELLKANSIRVFMSSFSIEELGEAAYKEVIEEALDKALVMVVVGTTKENLNSKWVKYEWDSFHNEIISGRKLNGQIVTVSDELANADLPYALRQNQSYKTSRKARLLNFIKRKLESFDSRESIPLEETVEEKSEETLNDIP; this is encoded by the coding sequence ATGACAAGCAACTCTTCGCAAGACTGGCAAGTATTCATATCCTGCAAAGTATCGGACGAAAATGATGAGTACACAAGGGACTGGTATATTGCTAAGGAGCTTTACGAGCTTCTAAAAGCGAATTCCATAAGAGTTTTCATGAGCAGTTTCTCGATTGAGGAACTGGGAGAAGCAGCATACAAAGAAGTCATAGAAGAAGCACTCGACAAGGCACTTGTAATGGTAGTTGTTGGAACGACGAAGGAAAACCTTAATTCCAAATGGGTCAAATATGAATGGGACAGCTTTCATAACGAAATAATAAGTGGAAGAAAGCTCAATGGACAGATTGTTACGGTGAGCGATGAACTAGCTAACGCTGACCTTCCCTATGCACTCAGACAGAATCAGTCCTACAAGACTTCTAGAAAGGCAAGGCTACTTAATTTCATAAAGCGAAAACTAGAATCCTTTGATTCCCGAGAATCAATTCCATTGGAAGAGACTGTAGAAGAAAAGTCAGAAGAAACGCTCAATGATATCCCAC